A single Mangifera indica cultivar Alphonso chromosome 20, CATAS_Mindica_2.1, whole genome shotgun sequence DNA region contains:
- the LOC123204395 gene encoding dihydrolipoyllysine-residue succinyltransferase component of 2-oxoglutarate dehydrogenase complex 2, mitochondrial-like isoform X3: MLQVQKQLVAKGETVEPGFKIGMISKSGEGVAHVAPLEKIPERAASKPSLAEKIEEEKPKPKVETAPVLDKQPKAPSLPPSKRSATEPQLPPKDRESRIVHDCYNI, translated from the exons ATGTTGCAAGTCCAGAAGCAG CTTGTTGCCAAAGGAGAAACTGTAGAACCAGGTTTCAAAATTGGTATGATTTCAAAGTCTGGTGAAGGTGTAGCTCATGTAGCTCCCTTGGAGAAAATACCAGAGAGGGCTGCATCTAAGCCATCTCTTGCTGAAAAGATAGAAGAGGAGAAGCCAAAACCCAAAGTTGAAACAGCACCTGTCTTGGATAAGCAGCCTAAAGCACCCTCTCTGCCGCCTTCTAAGCGCTCTGCAACTGAGCCCCAGCTTCCACCTAAGGACAGGGAAAGTCGG ATTGTTCATGATTGCTACAACATTTAA
- the LOC123204395 gene encoding dihydrolipoyllysine-residue succinyltransferase component of 2-oxoglutarate dehydrogenase complex 2, mitochondrial-like isoform X4 encodes MLQVQKQLVAKGETVEPGFKIGMISKSGEGVAHVAPLEKIPERAASKPSLAEKIEEEKPKPKVETAPVLDKQPKAPSLPPSKRSATEPQLPPKDRESRGMASC; translated from the exons ATGTTGCAAGTCCAGAAGCAG CTTGTTGCCAAAGGAGAAACTGTAGAACCAGGTTTCAAAATTGGTATGATTTCAAAGTCTGGTGAAGGTGTAGCTCATGTAGCTCCCTTGGAGAAAATACCAGAGAGGGCTGCATCTAAGCCATCTCTTGCTGAAAAGATAGAAGAGGAGAAGCCAAAACCCAAAGTTGAAACAGCACCTGTCTTGGATAAGCAGCCTAAAGCACCCTCTCTGCCGCCTTCTAAGCGCTCTGCAACTGAGCCCCAGCTTCCACCTAAGGACAGGGAAAGTCGG GGCATGGCATCTTGTTAG
- the LOC123204395 gene encoding dihydrolipoyllysine-residue succinyltransferase component of 2-oxoglutarate dehydrogenase complex 2, mitochondrial-like isoform X1 has translation MLQVQKQLVAKGETVEPGFKIGMISKSGEGVAHVAPLEKIPERAASKPSLAEKIEEEKPKPKVETAPVLDKQPKAPSLPPSKRSATEPQLPPKDRESRRHYLRKHLVEETVMILLVTLDCS, from the exons ATGTTGCAAGTCCAGAAGCAG CTTGTTGCCAAAGGAGAAACTGTAGAACCAGGTTTCAAAATTGGTATGATTTCAAAGTCTGGTGAAGGTGTAGCTCATGTAGCTCCCTTGGAGAAAATACCAGAGAGGGCTGCATCTAAGCCATCTCTTGCTGAAAAGATAGAAGAGGAGAAGCCAAAACCCAAAGTTGAAACAGCACCTGTCTTGGATAAGCAGCCTAAAGCACCCTCTCTGCCGCCTTCTAAGCGCTCTGCAACTGAGCCCCAGCTTCCACCTAAGGACAGGGAAAGTCGG aGACATTATTTAAGAAAACATCTTGTTGAAGAAACTGTGATGATCTTGCTTGTCACTTTAGATTGTTCATGA
- the LOC123204395 gene encoding dihydrolipoyllysine-residue succinyltransferase component of 2-oxoglutarate dehydrogenase complex 2, mitochondrial-like isoform X2, giving the protein MLQVQKQLVAKGETVEPGFKIGMISKSGEGVAHVAPLEKIPERAASKPSLAEKIEEEKPKPKVETAPVLDKQPKAPSLPPSKRSATEPQLPPKDRESRLRCLAQGMASC; this is encoded by the exons ATGTTGCAAGTCCAGAAGCAG CTTGTTGCCAAAGGAGAAACTGTAGAACCAGGTTTCAAAATTGGTATGATTTCAAAGTCTGGTGAAGGTGTAGCTCATGTAGCTCCCTTGGAGAAAATACCAGAGAGGGCTGCATCTAAGCCATCTCTTGCTGAAAAGATAGAAGAGGAGAAGCCAAAACCCAAAGTTGAAACAGCACCTGTCTTGGATAAGCAGCCTAAAGCACCCTCTCTGCCGCCTTCTAAGCGCTCTGCAACTGAGCCCCAGCTTCCACCTAAGGACAGGGAAAGTCGG CTCCGCTGTCTTGCACAGGGCATGGCATCTTGTTAG
- the LOC123204331 gene encoding probable LRR receptor-like serine/threonine-protein kinase At3g47570, with amino-acid sequence MATLAVTAKNLTTDQSALLQFKSHITSDPYSVLAYNWSISNPICNWIGISCGGHHERVTVLNLSSMDLGGTISPHLGNLSFLVNLDLSYNNFHGHLPNELGQLRRLRVFSVGNNRISGGIPGFIGLLSKLQFLKLEYNNFSCTIPDVLFNVTTLEALWSHNNNIQGSISSEIAKLTRLKIFYMASNFLSGSIPWGSIYNCSLLQVFRLGGNSLSGSLPDGLCNRLPKLEWLTLALNGLSGQLPRSLGNCSEAVVYSFSRNKFTGLIPQHIGNLSKLMWLALESNNLEVLHLGSNNFTTESPTAEWSFLSSLTNCRKLKDLILEYNPLYGVIPLSIGNLSETLEIFVASNCKIRGNIPTEVGNLHNLMWLVLSENDLNGFIPMTMGNLLNLQGLWLNKNNFLGFIPYELCKLHMIDKLQLNDNMLSGPIPTCMANLTSLRDLQLGSNKFNSRIPPSLWTLQYILQVNLPLNSFSGFLSASVQSLKVLRELDLSKNLLSGNIPTTLGGLQSLETLSLADNGFEGAIPNTFGALISLVSLDLSNNSFSGEIPKSLEALTYLKNFNVSVNNLQGEIPNKGPFKTFSAQSFLLNHALCGLSGQGVPLCKVDALKCSKTLVMKYILPSVLPVLVTVIVSVIFIRCYYKRKHSPVDRIDSLPLATWRRTSYLEIQQATDNFNQCNLLGIGSFGSVFKGTLPDGTIVAIKVFNLQEESVLRSFDSECEVLRNIRHRNLIKVLSNCCNIDFKALILEFMPNGSLEKWLYSHNYFLEMLQRLNIMIDVASALEYLHHDYSTPVIHCDLKPQNILLDEDMVAHVSDFGIAKLLDEGDSKTRTLTLATMGYMAPEYGSMGIVSTRGDVYSFGILLMETFTRKKPIDEMFAGEMSLKNLVEASLPDAVTEVMDGNLLRKEIGFGAEVNCMLSIMNLALNCSMESPEQRINMKDALAKLKKIKLQFQQDVGGT; translated from the exons ATGGCTACCTTAGCTGTGACAGCCAAAAATTTAACAACCGATCAATCCGCTCTTCTTCAATTCAAATCACATATCACTTCCGATCCCTACAGTGTACTGGCATATAACTGGTCCATTTCTAATCCAATCTGTAACTGGATTGGTATTTCCTGTGGTGGTCACCATGAAAGAGTCACAGTCTTGAACCTTTCATCCATGGATCTCGGTGGCACCATCTCTCCACACCTGGGCAATCTCTCATTCCTGGTGAATCTCGATCTTAGTTACAACAATTTCCATGGCCATCTGCCAAATGAACTGGGACAATTACGCAGACTGAGAGTCTTCTCTGTCGGTAACAATAGAATAAGTGGAGGTATTCCGGGATTTATTGGTCTCTTATCCAAACTCCAATTCCTAAaacttgaatataataatttctcatGTACCATCCCAGATGTTCTCTTCAATGTAACTACGCTAGAGGCCTTGTGGTCACACAACAATAATATCCAAGGAAGCATTTCATCAGAGATTGCGAAGCTCACcaggttgaaaattttctatatggCAAGCAACTTTCTCTCGGGCTCCATACCTTGGGGCAGCATCTACAACTGTTCCTTGCTACAAGTGTTTCGTTTAGGCGGCAATTCTTTGTCTGGCAGTCTGCCGGATGGTCTCTGTAATCGTCTTCCAAAACTTGAATGGCTAACTCTAGCTTTAAATGGACTTTCTGGCCAGCTTCCAAGAAGTTTAGGCAACTGCAGCGAGGCTGTTGTTTATTCATTTTCGCGGAATAAATTTACAGGACTCATACCACAACATATTGGAAATTTGAGTAAGCTTATGTGGTTGGCTCTTGAGAGTAACAACTTAGAAG TGCTTCATCTTGGGTCCAATAACTTCACCACTGAATCACCAACTGCAGAATGGAGCTTTCTGTCTTCTTTGACAAATTGCAGGAAACTAAAGGATCTAATCTTGGAGTATAATCCACTGTATGGCGTCATACCACTTTCAATCGGCAATTTATCTGAAACTCTAGAAATTTTTGTTGCAAGTAATTGCAAGATCAGGGGCAACATTCCTACAGAGGTGGGTAACTTGCATAACTTGATGTGGTTAGTTCTTTCGGAAAATGACTTGAACGGATTTATTCCAATGACGATGGGAAATTTGCTGAATCTCCAAGGTCTAtggctaaataaaaataattttttggggTTCATTCCTTACGAGCTTTGCAAACTACACATGATAGATAAACTGcagttaaatgataatatgcTCTCTGGACCAATTCCAACATGCATGGCAAATTTGACTTCTCTGAGAGATCTGCAGTTAGGCTCCAACAAATTTAACTCTAGAATACCCCCATCCTTATGGACTCTTCAATATATCTTGCAGGTAAATTTGCCATTGAATTCATTTAGCGGTTTTTTATCTGCAAGTGTACAGAGTTTGAAGGTCTTGAGAGAACTAGATTTGTCAAAAAATCTCTTGTCAGGAAACATTCCCACCACCCTTGGAGGCCTTCAATCTCTTGAAACTCTATCTTTGGCTGACAATGGATTTGAAGGTGCCATCCCAAACACATTTGGGGCATTGATAAGCTTGGTATCCTTAGATCTCTCTAACAATAGTTTTTCAGGTGAAATTCCCAAGTCATTGGAGGCTCTCACCTATCTCAAAAACTTTAATGTCTCTGTGAATAATTTACAAGGGGAGATTCCCAACAAAGGTCCTTTCAAAACATTTTCTGCTCAATCCTTTTTGTTAAATCATGCATTATGTGGTTTGTCAGGGCAAGGGGTTCCTCTTTGCAAGGTTGACGCCCTCAAATGTTCAAAGACACTGGTAATGAAATACATTTTGCCTTCAGTTCTCCCAGTTTTAGTGACAGTGATTGTATCCGTTATCTTCATAAGGTGttattacaaaagaaaacatTCTCCAGTTGATCGAATTGATTCGTTACCTTTAGCAACATGGAGAAGAACATCTTATCTAGAAATTCAACAAGCCACTGATAATTTCAACCAGTGCAACTTGCTTGGTATTGGTAGCTTTGGTTCAGTATTCAAAGGGACACTTCCCGATGGAACTATAGTTGCAATAAAGGTTTTTAATTTACAAGAAGAGAGTGTCCTTAGAAGCTTTGATTCTGAATGTGAAGTATTGCGTAACATTCGTCATCGAAATCTCATAAAAGTCTTGAGCAATTGTTGTAACATCGATTTTAAGGCCTTGATTCTCGAATTCATGCCCAATGGTAGTCTTGAGAAGTGGTTGTATTCTCACAACTATTTCCTAGAGATGCTACAAAGGTTGAACATAATGATAGATGTTGCATCGGCTCTTGAATATCTCCATCATGATTATTCAACACCAGTCATCCATTGTGATTTGAAGCCCCAAAATATCTTATTAGATGAAGATATGGTTGCCCATGTGAGTGATTTTGGCATTGCCAAGCTCTTAGATGAAGGAGATTCGAAAACACGAACCCTTACACTAGCAACTATGGGGTATATGGCGCCAG AGTATGGATCAATGGGGATTGTGTCCACAAGAGGAGATGTCTATAGTTTTGGGATTTTGTTGATGGAAACTTTCACAAGAAAAAAGCCCATAGATGAGATGTTTGCTGGAGAAATGAGCTTAAAGAACTTGGTGGAGGCATCATTACCTGATGCAGTAACTGAAGTTATGGATGGTAATTTGTTAAGAAAAGAGATTGGTTTTGGTGCCGAAGTGAATTGCATGTTAAGCATCATGAATTTGGCTTTGAATTGTTCCATGGAATCACCTGAACAAAGGATCAATATGAAAGATGCCTTGGCAAAACTCAAGAAGATCAAATTGCAGTTTCAGCAAGATGTAGGAGGCACCTAA
- the LOC123204392 gene encoding uncharacterized protein LOC123204392 translates to MILTAMMRLSRQLLTRRSTVSFDGGHVLIYVDPESSHAVVGWAAKTFSTAVFFIYEQSAVAWDMVKVYSNFVDAQERRKCGSRGSVAEHLGGSREGALGCLSKTCAVSTLGFGFSCIFSARDGLQAALSGIFSKGAT, encoded by the exons ATGATTTTAACGGCAATGATGCGGTTGTCGAGACAGTTATTAACGAGGAGATCAACGGTGAGCTTTGATGGAG GGCACGTTTTAATATACGTGGATCCCGAGTCAAGTCATGCTGTTGTTGGTTGGGCTGCAAAAACCTTTTCAACAGCAGTGTTTTTCATATATGAGCAG AGTGCTGTTGCCTGGGACATGGTGAAAGTTTATAGCAATTTTGTTGATGCTCAAGAGAGACGCAAGT GTGGAAGCCGGGGCTCAGTTGCAGAGCACTTAGGAGGTAGCAGAGAGGGTGCTTTAGGCTGCTTATCCAAGACGTGTGCTGTTTCAACTTTAGGTTTTGGCTTCTCTTGTATCTTTTCAGCCAGAGATGGCTTACAAGCAGCCCTCTCTGGTATTTTCTCCAAGGGAGCTACATGA
- the LOC123204332 gene encoding receptor kinase-like protein Xa21, translating into MFQFPGYLRCLPFSRITLSGNNLSRYLPSTIGHRLPNLEILAIWSNELTGTIPISITNASKLVKLDLSNNSFSGLVPNTFCNLKFLEWLSLEFNNFTTESSTAEWSFLSSLTNCRKLKTVVFDNNPLYSVIPHSIGNLSETLENFSARNCKIKGTIPTEVGNLHSLIYLDVSQNDLNGFIPTTTGNLRNLQGLWLNKNNFSGFIPYELCKLHMIDKLRLNDNMLSGPIPTCMANLISLRDLQLGSNKFNSSIPSSLWTLQYILQVNLSLNSLSGFLSPTIQSLKVLRDLDLSKNLLSGNIPATLGGLQSLEALFLADNKFEGAILDAFEVLISLVSLDLSNNNLSGEIPKSLKAVTYLKNFNVSVNHLQGEIPNKGPFKHSSAQSFLLNHALCVLMTVIVTLVFIKYYYNRKHSPVDRVDSLPLATWRRTSYLAIQQATDDFSEWNLLGIGGFGSVFKGTLSDGTIVAIKVFNLQVERVLRSFDSECEVLQNICHRNLIKVLSSCYNIDFKALILEFMPNGSLEQWLYSHNYFLDILQRLNIMIDVALALEYLHHDYSRPIIHCDLKPQSILLDEDMVAHVSDFGISKLLDEGDSKTQTLTLATIGYMAPDENGFGAKVNCMLSIMNLPLNCSMESPEQRINMKDALAKLRKIRLQFQQDVGGP; encoded by the exons ATGTTTCAGTTTCCCGGTTACTTAAGATGTTTGCCTTTTAGCAG GATTACTCTATCTGGGAATAACCTTTCACGCTATCTACCATCAACCATTGGCCATAGGCTTCCCAACTTGGAGATTCTTGCCATATGGTCAAATGAACTTACTGGAACAATCCCCATCTCCATCACCAATGCTTCCAAGCTCGTTAAGCTAGATCTGTCCAACAACTCATTTTCTGGGCTTGTTCCAAATACATTTTGCAACTTGAAATTCCTCGAATGGCTTAGTCTTGAGTTCAATAACTTCACAACTGAATCATCTACTGCAGAATGGAGCTTTCTGTCTTCTTTGACAAATTGCAGGAAACTAAAGACCGTAGTCTTTGATAATAATCCACTGTATAGCGTCATACCACATTCAATCGGCAATTTATCTGAAACTCTTGAGAATTTTTCTGCAAGAAATTGCAAGATCAAGGGCACCATTCCTACTGAGGTCGGTAACTTGCATAGCTTGATTTATTTAGATGTTTCGCAAAATGACTTGAACGGATTTATTCCAACAACGACGGGAAATTTGCGGAATCTCCAAGGTCTGtggctaaataaaaataatttttcggGATTCATTCCTTACGAGCTTTGCAAATTACACATGATAGATAAACTGCGGTTAAATGATAATATGCTCTCTGGACCAATTCCAACATGCATGGCAAATTTGATTTCTCTGAGAGATCTGCAGTTAGGCTCCAACAAATTTAACTCTAGCATACCGTCATCCTTATGGACTCTTCAGTATATCTTACAGGTAAACTTGTCATTGAATTCATTGAGTGGTTTTTTATCTCCAACTATACAGAGTTTGAAGGTCTTGAGAGATCTAGATTTGTCAAAAAATCTCTTGTCAGGAAACATTCCCGCCACCCTTGGGGGTCTTCAATCTCTTGAAGCTCTATTTTTGGCAGACAATAAATTTGAAGGTGCCATCCTTGATGCATTTGAAGTGTTAATAAGTTTGGTATCCTTGGATCTCTCTAACAATAATCTTTCAGGTGAAATTCCCAAATCATTGAAAGCTGTTACCTATCTCAAGAACTTCAATGTCTCTGTAAATCATTTACAAGGGGAAATTCCTAACAAAGGTCCTTTCAAACACTCTTCTGCTCAATCTTTCTTGTTAAATCACGCATTGTGCG TTTTAATGACAGTGATTGTAACCCTTGTCTTcataaagtattattataatagaaaaCATTCTCCAGTTGATCGAGTCGATTCGTTACCTTTAGCAACATGGAGAAGAACATCATATCTAGCAATCCAACAAGCCACTGATGATTTTAGTGAGTGGAACTTGCTTGGTATTGGTGGCTTTGGTTCAGTATTCAAAGGGACACTTTCAGATGGAACTATAGTTGCAATAAAGGTTTTTAATTTACAAGTAGAGAGAGTACTTAGAAGCTTTGATTCTGAATGTGAAGTACTACAGAACATTTGTCATCGAAATCTCATAAAAGTCTTGAGCAGTTGCTATAACATTGATTTTAAGGCCTTGATACTCGAATTCATGCCCAATGGTAGTCTTGAGCAGTGGTTGTATTCACACAACTATTTTCTGGATATTCTACAAAGGTTGAATATAATGATAGATGTTGCTTTGGCTCTTGAATATCTCCACCATGATTATTCAAGACCAATCATCCATTGTGATTTGAAGCCTCAAAGTATCTTGTTGGATGAAGATATGGTTGCCCATGTGAGTGATTTTGGCATTTCCAAGCTCTTAGATGAAGGAGATTCTAAAACACAAACCCTTACACTAGCGACTATAGGATATATGGCACCAG ATGAGAATGGTTTTGGTGCCAAAGTGAATTGCATGTTAAGCATCATGAATTTACCTTTGAATTGTTCCATGGAATCACCTGAACAGAGGATCAATATGAAAGATGCCTTGGCAAAACTCAGGAAGATCAGATTGCAGTTTCAGCAAGATGTAGGAGGTCCTTAA